Proteins encoded in a region of the Clostridium butyricum genome:
- the lepA gene encoding translation elongation factor 4, with protein sequence MKSERQQHIRNFSIVAHIDHGKSTLADRLLETTGTLTKREMEEQVLDNMEIEKERGITIKSQAARLIYRRDDGEEYILNLIDTPGHVDFNYEVSRSLAACEGAVLVVDATQGIQAQTLANCYLALDNDLEIAPVINKIDLPSARPDEIKQEIEDIIGIDAEEAPMISAKTGLNIKDVLESVVKNIPAPNGDEEAPLKALIFDSYYDSYKGVVCIVRVKDGKVKIGDKIKLMATNKVYDVTEVGVFTPNVLPMGSLSAGDVGYITASIKNVRDARVGDTITEALRPTEKALPGYKPAIPMVYSGIYPVDGAKYDELKEALEKLQINDAALSFEPETSIALGFGFRCGFLGLLHMEIIQERVEREFNLDIITTAPSVIYKVIKTDGEILEITNPTNLPEATEVDYMEEPVVKASIITPKDYVGAVMELCQDRRGTYIDMQYIEETRAVVNYDIPLNEIIYDFFDTLKSRTRGYASLDYEFKGYIRTKLVKLDILLNGDVVDALSMIVPDERAYHKGRGIAEKLKEIIPRQMFEVPIQAAIGSKIIARETVKAMRKDVLAKCYGGDISRKKKLLEKQKEGKKRMRQVGSVEVPQEAFMAVLKVD encoded by the coding sequence ATGAAAAGTGAAAGACAACAACATATCAGAAATTTTTCGATAGTAGCACATATTGATCACGGTAAGTCAACCCTTGCGGACAGATTACTTGAAACTACAGGAACCTTAACAAAGAGGGAAATGGAAGAACAAGTTCTAGATAATATGGAGATAGAAAAAGAAAGAGGAATAACAATAAAGTCTCAAGCAGCAAGACTTATATATAGAAGAGATGACGGCGAAGAATATATTCTTAATCTAATTGATACTCCAGGTCACGTAGACTTTAACTATGAAGTTTCAAGAAGTCTTGCAGCTTGTGAGGGAGCTGTACTTGTAGTAGATGCTACTCAGGGTATTCAAGCACAGACTTTAGCTAATTGCTATTTAGCTTTAGATAATGATCTTGAAATAGCGCCAGTAATAAATAAAATAGACTTACCATCAGCGAGACCTGATGAAATAAAACAAGAAATTGAAGATATTATAGGAATTGATGCTGAAGAAGCACCTATGATATCAGCAAAAACAGGGCTTAATATTAAGGATGTATTAGAGTCAGTAGTAAAGAATATACCAGCTCCTAATGGGGATGAAGAAGCACCGTTAAAAGCTCTAATATTTGATTCGTATTACGATAGTTACAAAGGTGTTGTATGTATTGTTAGAGTAAAAGATGGAAAAGTAAAAATTGGCGACAAAATTAAACTTATGGCGACTAATAAGGTATATGATGTTACTGAGGTAGGAGTATTTACGCCTAATGTACTTCCAATGGGAAGTTTAAGTGCAGGTGATGTTGGATATATAACTGCATCTATAAAAAATGTAAGAGATGCTAGAGTTGGTGATACAATAACAGAAGCATTAAGGCCTACAGAAAAGGCTTTACCAGGATATAAACCAGCTATTCCAATGGTTTATTCGGGTATTTATCCAGTTGATGGAGCTAAATATGATGAATTAAAAGAAGCATTGGAAAAGCTTCAAATAAATGATGCAGCATTGAGTTTTGAACCAGAAACATCTATAGCATTAGGTTTTGGATTTAGATGTGGATTCTTGGGATTATTACATATGGAAATAATTCAAGAAAGAGTAGAGAGAGAATTTAATTTAGATATAATTACAACAGCACCATCTGTTATATACAAAGTAATAAAAACAGATGGAGAAATTTTAGAAATAACTAATCCTACAAATCTTCCAGAAGCTACAGAAGTTGATTATATGGAAGAACCTGTTGTTAAAGCATCTATAATAACTCCAAAGGATTATGTAGGAGCTGTTATGGAACTTTGCCAGGATCGTAGAGGAACATATATTGATATGCAATATATTGAAGAAACAAGAGCAGTTGTTAATTACGATATACCATTAAATGAAATTATATATGACTTTTTTGATACTTTAAAATCAAGAACAAGAGGTTATGCATCTTTAGACTATGAATTTAAAGGATATATAAGAACAAAGCTTGTTAAACTTGATATTCTATTAAATGGAGATGTGGTAGATGCCTTATCAATGATAGTTCCTGATGAAAGAGCTTATCACAAAGGTAGAGGTATTGCAGAAAAGTTAAAAGAAATAATTCCAAGACAGATGTTTGAAGTTCCAATTCAGGCAGCAATTGGATCTAAGATTATAGCAAGAGAAACTGTTAAAGCTATGAGAAAAGACGTATTAGCAAAATGTTATGGTGGTGACATATCGAGAAAGAAGAAACTTCTTGAAAAGCAAAAAGAAGGAAAGAAGAGAATGAGACAGGTTGGATCTGTTGAAGTACCACAAGAAGCGTTTATGGCTGTACTTAAAGTAGATTAA
- the hemW gene encoding radical SAM family heme chaperone HemW, with the protein MKEMSLYIHIPFCKQKCLYCDFPSYAGKESLINEYIRALNEEILRKCSKYKIASIFVGGGTPSYLNEINLESLLKTINLLDFKDNFEFTIECNPGTLNEEKLVLMKNYNVNRISMGLQTTNDNLLKEIGRIHSFEEFKKNYNQARKAGFENINVDLMFGLPNQHMKDWKASLKDVMSLEPDHISAYSLIIEEGTCFYNLYNNDKLNIPNEEEERSMYLFTKGFLEDYGYNQYEISNYAKVNKECFHNKVYWKCNEYLGLGVSASSFVDEKRFKNIDDIKIYIEKINNNEDVTEEIHVNNINDDMEEFMFMGLRMIEGINLKTFKKRFGKDVFDIYDEVIKNNIKKGLLVVDSEKLYLSEKGIELSNYVMSDFILN; encoded by the coding sequence ATGAAAGAAATGTCTTTATATATACATATTCCATTTTGCAAACAAAAATGCTTATATTGTGATTTTCCATCATATGCAGGAAAAGAAAGTTTAATAAATGAGTATATTAGAGCATTGAATGAAGAAATTTTAAGAAAATGTTCAAAATATAAAATAGCAAGTATTTTTGTGGGTGGTGGTACACCATCATATTTAAATGAAATAAATTTAGAAAGTCTGTTAAAGACTATAAATTTATTAGATTTTAAAGATAACTTTGAGTTTACAATAGAGTGTAATCCAGGAACACTTAATGAAGAAAAATTAGTTTTAATGAAAAATTATAATGTAAATAGAATAAGTATGGGATTGCAAACAACAAATGATAATCTTCTTAAAGAAATAGGAAGAATTCATAGCTTTGAAGAGTTTAAAAAAAATTATAATCAAGCTAGAAAGGCTGGATTTGAAAATATTAATGTAGATTTAATGTTTGGATTACCAAATCAGCATATGAAAGATTGGAAGGCAAGTTTAAAAGATGTTATGAGTCTTGAACCTGATCATATTTCAGCATATAGTCTCATAATTGAAGAAGGAACTTGTTTTTATAATTTATACAATAATGATAAGTTAAATATTCCAAATGAAGAAGAGGAAAGAAGTATGTATTTATTTACAAAAGGATTCCTTGAAGATTACGGATATAATCAATACGAAATTTCAAATTATGCAAAAGTTAACAAGGAATGTTTTCATAACAAAGTATATTGGAAATGTAATGAATATTTGGGACTTGGAGTTTCTGCAAGTTCTTTTGTGGATGAAAAAAGGTTCAAAAACATAGATGATATTAAAATATATATAGAAAAGATAAATAATAATGAAGATGTAACAGAAGAAATTCACGTAAATAATATAAATGATGATATGGAAGAATTTATGTTTATGGGACTTAGAATGATAGAAGGAATAAATCTAAAAACATTTAAGAAAAGATTTGGAAAAGATGTATTTGATATTTACGATGAAGTAATAAAAAATAATATTAAAAAAGGTTTATTAGTTGTTGATTCGGAAAAACTATATTTGAGTGAGAAAGGAATTGAACTATCTAATTATGTAATGAGTGATTTTATACTGAATTAG
- the hrcA gene encoding heat-inducible transcriptional repressor HrcA: protein MGIDDRKIKILQAIINDYIRTGDPVGSRTIAKNYDLGIGSATVRNEMADLEDLGYLEQPHASAGRIPSSKGYRLYVDKLMESQRLTAEENLRIKQYIVDSAMLEVDKIVKQTSSLLSELTKLTCVIEAPSVKKSFIKSIQLIKVDNHNIVSVFLTDTGLIKNHIMKLNSNVPTIDVLNRINEVVNSRLSGLSIEQINLEVINNLKKDLGQYEEIFNAILPLLYETLNAADSSEVFMEGTTNIFNYPEYNDINKAKEMLSLFNDKDSIMELFNPSDDITISIGDENYKPQAKECSIISAEYSLGDRPVGKIGLIGPRRIDYSRVITILSQVVKELNNILNNQKI, encoded by the coding sequence ATGGGGATTGATGATAGAAAAATAAAAATACTTCAAGCTATTATCAATGACTATATTCGTACTGGTGATCCTGTAGGATCGAGAACAATTGCTAAAAATTATGATTTGGGAATTGGATCTGCAACAGTAAGAAATGAAATGGCAGACCTTGAAGATCTGGGGTATTTGGAACAACCACATGCTTCAGCAGGAAGGATTCCATCAAGTAAAGGATATAGATTGTATGTTGATAAATTGATGGAAAGTCAGCGACTTACAGCAGAAGAGAATTTAAGGATAAAGCAGTACATTGTGGATTCAGCAATGCTTGAAGTTGATAAGATAGTCAAACAAACAAGCAGCTTATTATCAGAGCTTACAAAGTTGACATGTGTAATAGAAGCACCGTCAGTTAAGAAAAGTTTTATAAAATCAATTCAGCTTATAAAAGTTGATAATCATAATATAGTTTCTGTGTTTCTAACAGATACAGGACTTATAAAAAATCATATTATGAAATTAAATAGCAATGTTCCGACTATTGATGTTTTAAATAGAATAAATGAGGTTGTCAATTCAAGACTTTCAGGTCTTTCAATAGAACAGATTAATTTGGAAGTGATAAACAACCTTAAAAAGGATTTAGGTCAGTATGAAGAAATATTCAATGCTATTTTGCCTCTTTTATATGAAACATTAAATGCAGCAGATTCATCGGAAGTATTCATGGAAGGAACAACTAATATTTTTAATTATCCAGAATACAACGATATAAATAAAGCCAAGGAAATGCTTTCTCTTTTTAATGATAAAGACTCTATAATGGAATTATTTAATCCATCAGATGATATCACAATAAGTATAGGGGATGAAAATTATAAACCACAGGCTAAAGAATGCAGCATTATCTCAGCAGAATACTCCTTAGGAGATAGACCTGTTGGAAAAATTGGATTAATTGGCCCAAGAAGAATAGATTACTCAAGGGTTATTACCATTTTATCTCAGGTTGTAAAAGAACTTAATAATATATTAAATAATCAAAAAATATAA
- the grpE gene encoding nucleotide exchange factor GrpE produces the protein MEDNKEMMNEEIKTEVVENEETTEKESVVNDESNNEEKVETSEGSESTEEDELDMIKKQNKKLQEELDTTKDTLLRLRAEYDNYRRRSIKEKEGIYSDAYVDVVKEILPVIDNLERAIAADGTLEDLKKGVEMTMKGCQDAFSKLGVEEIDATGEFDPNFHNAVMHIEDESLEKNVVAEVFQKGYKKDDKIIRHTMVKVAN, from the coding sequence ATGGAAGATAATAAAGAAATGATGAATGAAGAAATTAAGACTGAAGTAGTTGAAAATGAAGAAACTACAGAAAAGGAATCAGTAGTTAATGATGAATCTAATAATGAAGAAAAAGTGGAAACTTCTGAAGGAAGTGAAAGCACAGAAGAGGATGAGCTTGATATGATTAAAAAGCAAAATAAGAAACTTCAAGAAGAATTAGATACAACAAAAGATACTCTTTTAAGACTGAGAGCTGAATATGACAATTATAGAAGAAGATCTATAAAAGAAAAAGAAGGAATATACAGCGATGCTTATGTAGATGTTGTAAAAGAAATCCTACCAGTTATAGATAATTTAGAAAGAGCAATTGCAGCTGATGGCACATTAGAAGACCTAAAAAAAGGTGTAGAAATGACAATGAAGGGATGCCAAGATGCATTTTCTAAATTAGGCGTTGAAGAAATAGATGCAACTGGTGAATTTGATCCAAACTTCCACAATGCAGTTATGCATATTGAAGATGAAAGTTTAGAAAAAAATGTTGTTGCTGAAGTATTCCAAAAGGGATATAAAAAGGATGACAAAATAATAAGACATACAATGGTTAAGGTTGCAAATTAA
- the dnaK gene encoding molecular chaperone DnaK, translated as MAKIIGIDLGTTNSCVAVMEGGEPTVIANTEGARTTPSVVSFQANGERLVGQVAKRQAITNPDKTVISIKRHMGTSYKVDIDGKQYSPQEISAMVLQKIKADAEAYLGETVNQAVITVPAYFNDSQRQATKDAGKIAGLEVLRIINEPTAASLAYGLDKMDEAHKILVYDLGGGTFDVSILDLGDGVFEVLSTNGDTKLGGDDFDEAVMHYIADTFKAENGIDLMQDKMAVQRLKEAAEKAKIELSSSMQTNINLPFITADATGPKHIDLTLTRAKFDELTHDLVQRSIEPMKKALADAKLSLNDIDKIILVGGSTRIPAVQEAVKKFTGKEPSRGVNPDECVAVGAAIQAGVLTGEVKDVVLLDVTPLTLGIETAGGIATPLIERNTTIPTKKSQVFSTAADNQTSVEINVVQGERQMAMDNKSLGRFTLSGIAPAPRGIPQIEVTFDIDANGIVKVSALDKGTGKEANITITASTNLSDDEVDKAVKEAEKFAEEDKKRKEKIETVNTADQTIYQIEKALTEAGDKVTADEKANVEAKIEELKKIKDGEDIEAIKAAIEAVNQSFYPIATKMYQQAGAEGQGFDPNAAAGEQSAPHDDNVVDADFKVDDDK; from the coding sequence ATGGCAAAGATTATAGGTATCGATTTAGGAACTACAAATTCATGTGTAGCAGTTATGGAAGGTGGAGAACCAACAGTTATAGCTAATACAGAAGGTGCAAGAACTACTCCATCAGTAGTATCATTCCAAGCAAATGGAGAAAGATTAGTAGGGCAAGTTGCTAAAAGACAAGCGATTACTAATCCAGATAAAACAGTTATTTCAATAAAGAGACATATGGGAACATCTTATAAAGTTGATATAGATGGAAAACAATATTCACCACAAGAAATTTCAGCAATGGTTCTTCAAAAAATCAAAGCTGATGCAGAAGCTTACTTAGGTGAAACTGTAAATCAAGCAGTTATTACTGTTCCAGCTTACTTTAATGATAGCCAAAGACAAGCAACTAAAGACGCAGGTAAGATTGCAGGTCTTGAAGTATTAAGAATAATCAACGAACCAACAGCAGCATCTCTTGCTTACGGTTTAGATAAAATGGATGAAGCTCATAAAATATTAGTATATGACTTAGGTGGAGGTACTTTCGATGTATCTATCCTTGACTTAGGTGATGGTGTATTTGAAGTATTATCTACAAATGGTGATACTAAACTTGGTGGAGACGACTTTGATGAAGCTGTTATGCACTATATTGCAGATACTTTCAAAGCTGAAAACGGAATTGATTTAATGCAAGATAAAATGGCAGTTCAAAGATTAAAAGAAGCTGCTGAAAAAGCTAAGATTGAATTATCATCTTCAATGCAAACAAACATTAACTTACCATTTATAACAGCAGATGCAACTGGTCCAAAACACATTGATTTAACATTAACTAGAGCTAAATTTGATGAATTAACTCACGATTTAGTTCAAAGATCAATAGAACCAATGAAGAAAGCTTTAGCTGATGCTAAATTATCATTAAATGATATAGATAAGATAATATTAGTTGGTGGATCAACAAGAATTCCAGCTGTTCAAGAAGCTGTTAAGAAATTTACAGGAAAAGAACCATCAAGAGGAGTTAACCCAGATGAATGTGTTGCTGTTGGTGCAGCTATCCAAGCTGGTGTATTAACAGGAGAAGTTAAGGATGTAGTATTACTTGATGTTACTCCATTAACATTAGGAATTGAAACAGCAGGTGGAATTGCTACTCCATTAATAGAAAGAAATACAACTATTCCAACTAAGAAGAGCCAAGTATTCTCAACTGCAGCTGATAACCAAACTTCAGTTGAAATCAACGTAGTTCAAGGTGAAAGACAAATGGCTATGGATAACAAGTCGCTTGGAAGATTCACATTATCAGGAATAGCTCCAGCTCCAAGAGGAATTCCTCAAATCGAAGTTACATTTGATATAGATGCTAATGGTATTGTTAAGGTATCTGCATTAGATAAGGGAACTGGTAAGGAAGCTAACATCACAATTACAGCTTCAACTAACTTAAGTGATGATGAAGTAGATAAGGCTGTAAAAGAAGCAGAAAAATTTGCTGAAGAAGATAAGAAGAGAAAAGAAAAGATTGAAACTGTAAATACAGCAGACCAAACAATCTATCAAATAGAAAAAGCTTTAACTGAAGCTGGAGATAAAGTAACAGCTGATGAAAAAGCAAATGTAGAAGCTAAGATAGAAGAATTAAAGAAGATTAAAGATGGTGAAGATATAGAAGCTATAAAAGCAGCTATAGAAGCTGTTAACCAATCATTCTATCCAATAGCTACTAAGATGTATCAACAAGCAGGAGCTGAAGGTCAAGGATTTGATCCAAATGCTGCAGCTGGAGAACAAAGTGCTCCACATGATGACAATGTAGTAGATGCAGA